A stretch of the Streptomyces ortus genome encodes the following:
- the ruvX gene encoding Holliday junction resolvase RuvX yields MRRGRRLAIDVGDARIGVASCDPDGILATPVETVPGRDVPAAHRRLRQLVEEYEPIEVVVGLPRSLKGGEGPAAVKVRAFAQALAQGIAPVPVRLVDERMTTVTASQGLRASGVKSKKGRSVIDQVAAVIILQQALESERASGTSPGEGVEVVI; encoded by the coding sequence ATGCGCCGCGGCCGGCGGCTCGCCATCGATGTCGGGGACGCCCGGATCGGGGTCGCCTCCTGCGACCCCGACGGGATCCTCGCCACGCCGGTGGAGACCGTGCCGGGACGTGACGTCCCGGCCGCCCACCGGCGGCTGCGGCAACTCGTCGAGGAGTACGAGCCCATCGAGGTCGTCGTCGGTCTGCCCCGCTCCCTCAAGGGGGGCGAGGGCCCGGCCGCCGTCAAGGTCCGCGCGTTCGCACAAGCGCTCGCCCAGGGGATCGCACCCGTGCCGGTACGTCTTGTGGACGAGAGGATGACCACAGTGACGGCCAGTCAGGGACTGCGCGCCTCGGGCGTGAAGTCCAAGAAGGGCAGATCGGTCATCGACCAGGTGGCAGCCGTGATCATCCTCCAGCAGGCACTGGAGTCCGAACGGGCGTCAGGTACATCCCCCGGCGAGGGCGTCGAAGTGGTCATCTGA